The proteins below come from a single Elusimicrobiota bacterium genomic window:
- a CDS encoding transposase has protein sequence MPRYKEANYAQGQFVSIQFEHQILPGSFEHALSYIVDHKINMTAFHRLRNNDDGGAPAYDPRVMLKIVLAAYARGMISSR, from the coding sequence ATGCCGCGGTATAAAGAAGCGAATTACGCGCAAGGGCAGTTTGTATCTATTCAGTTTGAACACCAAATCCTACCTGGTAGTTTCGAGCATGCCCTCTCTTATATTGTTGACCACAAAATCAATATGACGGCGTTTCATAGGTTACGGAACAACGACGACGGAGGCGCTCCGGCGTATGATCCGCGCGTGATGCTAAAGATTGTATTGGCGGCTTACGCCCGCGGGATGATTTCGAGCCGG